Part of the Puniceicoccaceae bacterium genome is shown below.
GCCTGCCATCGCAGCAGTGCCCCGAGCCAGGCGGTCACAAACAACCCCAGCAGTGCAATGCTGAAGAAGCGGCGTCCCGCATGGGGTTCGCCGCATTCCGGATCAGCGCAGTCCCAGGCATATCCTTTAGATGGAACCATGGATGTGGAACGATGGTGCATGGTGAAAGGATAGGGCTTGGGTCAAACTCCTGTCTTGATGCACATCAAGAACAGCTCAGGGTTACAGGGTTTGTTGTTCGATCTCCCTGAGGAACTCGCGCAGGCCCGAAATCGAGTGGAAGTGAATGCGTTTGCCTTCCACCGTCAGCAGTTTCAGTTTGCGAAGCCGGGCAAAAACCCGCGAGAGGGTTTCGCTGGTGGTCCCCAATTGACTGGCGAGCAAATGCTTGGGGAGGGGAAGCTGGAGTTCCGCTTGCTCGCCATTGCCGTTTTGGCGGGTTTGAATCTGTTCCAGCAGCCAGCGCACGATGCGGGATTCCGCCTGACGCAGCTTCAATCCCTCCACGGTTTCGACGAGAAAGCGCAGATGCTGACTCATGGAACCGAGAATATTCAAAGCAAGGTCAGGGTCGCGGCGAATTTCGTCGCGGAAAAATGCGCCGGGGACAAATACTACCTGCGCATCTTCGGTAGCCTTTGCCGATGCGGGATAGCAGTGGTTGCCGACCAGAACCGCCTCCGCAAAACATTCACCCGGATAGAAGACCCGAATCACCTGCTCCCGCCCATCCTCCGTGACGCGATGCACGTTGATCGCACCGGAGTGCACCGCAAAAAAACCCAGAACGGGTTCGCCTTCGTGAAAAAGGTAACTGCCCTTTTTCACGCTTTGGATGCGGCAGCCCCGAACGATGTTTTCCAGTGCAGATGAGGACAGTTCCCTGAAAAGATTGGTCTGGCGCAGAGTGCGCATCATCAATACGACACGCACTTCCCCGGGGCAGTGAGGGGTCAGGGACAGGTCAGTCGTGGTCATTGCAATGGGTCTCGGGCAGAAAACGTCAGGATTTTTGATCGATATCAATCCAATTTGCTCCAGAATGCAATAGACTACGGCATGCAATCCACTCCAGAACCCCTCTGTTTTGACGCACGACCCTTGCTGGCCAAGGGAATCGAACCCTTTCCCTATATACTGGAATACAAGCGTCGGCTCCTCCCCGGCCAAGTCTTTCAGCTGTTGGCACCCTTCCAGCCCGTTCCCCTGTATTCTGTTTTTGAAGCGGAAGGCTACGCGGTGGAAGTGAATCAACCCGAACCCGATTGCTGGGAGATCCGTTTTACTCCTTCTTCTTCAGCTACTCCGGGACGTGGACTCGAAATTGATTTTTCGGGAACACAGGATGTCGACGAATCCCAATTGGCTGATACGCTGCGCTCGCTGGGCCGTGATTCCACGCTCAAGGTGCTCACGCAGGAGCGACCCGATGCCCTGCTGGCGACCGTGGACTCCGAGGCATTTGAGTGGGAATGCGAGTCGACCGAATCCGGTCGGTGGATGACCACATTCTGGAGAGTCGTCGCCGATTGAAGATTCGGAAATGATGGAAGGTTTTTGATCAGGATCAAAAATCTTGGCCGTGATGCATGCTAACCTGCATGCGCAATAACGGAACCAACAGGGGAGCGGCTGCTTCGGGTGTACTGAAGTGCAGACCAGCAAATATCGGTGATCGGGCAGTCGCTCCTGTGTTGGTATATGGATCAATCCCCGGAGAATCGCACGTTCTCCGGTTTTTTGTGAATGAAACCAATACCCACTCAATCTTCTGCTCAACTCCGGGAACAGGCTACGCCCTACTACTTGTTTGTGTTTGCACACTTCGCGCTAATGGGCGTGCTCACGCTCGGTTTGTGGGGTTACGGCATCTGGCGCGGCATTGCACCGGCACTACCCGAACTTCGCATGCCAGACTCACATGCGACGACGGAATCCACTGAGCAAGCCGAAGCGGTTGCCGAAGTGGCGATGGTCCCGGGCGAGCAAGCCTATCAAAGCTGTATCGCGTGTCATGGAGATCAGGCACAGGGGAATGAGTTGCTCAAGGCTCCCGCACTCAACCAGCTCCCTGCCTCCTATCTGGCAAACCAGCTCCGAAAATTCAAAAACGGTCAGCGCGGAAGCCATCCCGATGACATGGAAGGTGCCATGATGCGACCCATGGCTGCAACGCTCAGGTCGGAGTCACAGATTCGTGAGGTTTCCACTTACATTGCGGGGTTGGCATCTGAACCGCCAGTCGCCACACTTGAGGGAGACCCGATCCGGGGCAAATCCTACTATGCTGTCTGTGCGTCCTGTCATGGAATTGATGGTCTGGGCAATGAAGCACTTAGCGCACCCTCACTCGTGGGGCAGCAGGATTGGTATCTTGTGAGCAGTCTCGAGCGATTCAAATCCGGTGTGCGTGGTGCCGACCCGGAGGATCTTCACGGAGCACAGATGCGTCCGATGGCGGCAACACTTCCCGATGAGCAGGCCATGCGCGATGTTGCAGCCTACATCTTCACCCTTCATCCATAGGCTTCAGCTGATAACGACCCACTTGTCAGAGCGAAGGTGCGATGCTTTGGCTGAAATAGGAGAGAATCATATCTGCGCCCGCGCGCTTGATGGCGAGCAGGGATTCGTAGCGACACTTCTCCAGGTCGAGCCACCCCATTTTGGCGGCGGCGTGGATCTGCGCATACTCGCCTGAGACCTGGTAGGCAGCGACCGGAAGGGTAAAGCCCTCGCGCACATCCCGAATGATGTCGAGATAGGGTCCAGCTGGTTTCACCATGACCGCATCGGCACCTTCTTCGATGTCGAGTGCTACCTCCATCAGGGCCTCGCGCCGATTGGCGGGACTGATCTGATAAGTGGACTTGTCGAGGTGGTGTGTGCCCGCGGCCTGTGAGCTGCCGACGGCATCGCGGAAGGGACCATAATAAGCAGAGGCAAACTTCGCTGCATAGGCGAGAATGCAGGTATCGTGCAGCTCCGCATCTTCCAGTGCCTCCCGAATGGCACCCACCCTGCCGTCCATCATGTCGGAGGGCGCCACCCAGTCCGTGCCGGCCTGAGCGAGCAGCACGG
Proteins encoded:
- a CDS encoding Crp/Fnr family transcriptional regulator; its protein translation is MTTTDLSLTPHCPGEVRVVLMMRTLRQTNLFRELSSSALENIVRGCRIQSVKKGSYLFHEGEPVLGFFAVHSGAINVHRVTEDGREQVIRVFYPGECFAEAVLVGNHCYPASAKATEDAQVVFVPGAFFRDEIRRDPDLALNILGSMSQHLRFLVETVEGLKLRQAESRIVRWLLEQIQTRQNGNGEQAELQLPLPKHLLASQLGTTSETLSRVFARLRKLKLLTVEGKRIHFHSISGLREFLREIEQQTL
- a CDS encoding DUF2249 domain-containing protein; this encodes MQSTPEPLCFDARPLLAKGIEPFPYILEYKRRLLPGQVFQLLAPFQPVPLYSVFEAEGYAVEVNQPEPDCWEIRFTPSSSATPGRGLEIDFSGTQDVDESQLADTLRSLGRDSTLKVLTQERPDALLATVDSEAFEWECESTESGRWMTTFWRVVAD
- a CDS encoding c-type cytochrome, yielding MKPIPTQSSAQLREQATPYYLFVFAHFALMGVLTLGLWGYGIWRGIAPALPELRMPDSHATTESTEQAEAVAEVAMVPGEQAYQSCIACHGDQAQGNELLKAPALNQLPASYLANQLRKFKNGQRGSHPDDMEGAMMRPMAATLRSESQIREVSTYIAGLASEPPVATLEGDPIRGKSYYAVCASCHGIDGLGNEALSAPSLVGQQDWYLVSSLERFKSGVRGADPEDLHGAQMRPMAATLPDEQAMRDVAAYIFTLHP
- the hemB gene encoding porphobilinogen synthase, encoding MHLYRRPRRLRQSSAIRAMSRETWLRKEDLIQPLFVVEGNNAPFAVDSMPGVYRFSVEDLVRTAVNIYKLGIPAVALFPSIEPSLKDASGSEATNENNLVLRAIRAIKSEVPELAIIADVALDPYTTHGHDGLLSDDGKRVLNDATVERLVEMAVLLAQAGTDWVAPSDMMDGRVGAIREALEDAELHDTCILAYAAKFASAYYGPFRDAVGSSQAAGTHHLDKSTYQISPANRREALMEVALDIEEGADAVMVKPAGPYLDIIRDVREGFTLPVAAYQVSGEYAQIHAAAKMGWLDLEKCRYESLLAIKRAGADMILSYFSQSIAPSL